One Salmo trutta chromosome 26, fSalTru1.1, whole genome shotgun sequence DNA window includes the following coding sequences:
- the LOC115163170 gene encoding thymus-specific serine protease, which produces MLLSPIRCIILLLLVNFVYSGRVLRKIKEHVRKIQYEKAKKNVLMSAVNGHKPMGEVRDGKIHQPLDHFDSQNDETFPQRFFVNEAYWERPHGPVFLFIGGEGPISEFNVLAGHHVDMAEEHGALLVALEHRFYGESINEDGLETENLGDLSSQQALADVAEFHQYISDRFDLSDKNTWISFGGSYAGALSAWLRGKFPHLVYGAVASSAPVKAKLDFSTFNKVVGLSLADEDVGGSDKCVGDIWEAFAAVEAALFAGNATEVGKDFGCCEIPEDLGDQIELMQSLADIVMGTVEYNEEGGILTIEEMCKIMTNETETYDSETEAYDRLIKLVQIYRATGEEPCLDASHKQTIKDLSDTNLDSAYNGERQWYYQTCTEFGFFQTCEDASCPFSRMLTLQAKTDLCPEVFNVPQHSLPGHIAFTNKYYGGDHPNTDRVLYVNGDIDPWHELSVLEENLDKEDKDMAILIKGTSHCADMNPGGAADRPALKQARKAIERKVAKWLKEAAWKLMG; this is translated from the exons ATGCTTCTGTCTCCCATCCGTTGTATCATCCTCCTTCTCCTTGTGAACTTCGTCTATTCTG GACGAGTTCTGAGGAAGATCAAGGAGCACGTGCGTAAAATCCAGTATGAGAAAGCGAAGAAGAATGTGCTGATGAGCGCAGTCAACGGGCATAAGCCCATGGGCGAAGTGAGAGACGGGAAAATTCACCAACCCCTGGACCACTTCGACAGTCAAAACGATGAAACATTTCCTCAG aggTTTTTCGTGAATGAAGCCTATTGGGAGCGTCCTCATGGCCCAGTGTTCCTGTTCATCGGAGGGGAGGGCCCCATCTCTGAGTTCAATGTGCTGGCAG GCCACCATGTGGACATGGCCGAGGAGCACGGGGCCCTGCTTGTGGCCCTGGAGCATCGTTTCTACGGCGAGAGCATCAACGAAGATGGCCTGGAGACTGAGAACCTGGGAGACCTGTCCAGCCAGCAGGC TCTTGCGGACGTCGCAGAATTCCATCAATACATCAGCGATCGCTTTGACCTCTCTGACAAGAATACCTGGATCAGCTTTGGAGGTTCCTATGCTGGGGCCTTGTCTGCCTGGCTCAGGGGAAAG TTCCCCCATCTGGTCTACGGTGCTGTGGCCTCCTCCGCTCCTGTCAAAGCCAAACTGGACTTCTCCACCTTCAACAAA GTGGTGGGTCTGAGCCTTGCGGACGAGGACGTTGGAGGTTCAGATAAG tgtgTGGGGGACATCTGGGAGGCCTTTGCTGCCGTGGAGGCCGCCCTGTTTGCAGGGAATGCCACTGAGGTGGGGAAGGACTTTGGGTGCTGTGAGATCCCTGAGGATCTGGGGGACCAGATCGAGCTCATGCAGAGCCTGGCCGACATCGTCATGGGAACCGTGGAGTACAATGAGGAGGGGGGCATCCTGACTATTGAGGAGATGTGTAAAATAATGACCAATGAGACAGAGACCTACGATTCGGAGACTGAGGCATACGACCGGCTGATCAAGCTGGTGCAG aTCTACCGGGCCACAGGCGAGGAGCCCTGTCTGGACGCGTCCCACAAGCAGACCATCAAGGACCTGAGTGACACCAATCTGGACTCTGCCTACAATGGAGAGAGACAATGGTACTACCAGACCTGCACCGAGTTCGGCTTCT TCCAGACATGTGAGGACGCCAGCTGTCCCTTCTCCCGCATGTTGACCCTGCAGGCTAAGACTGACCTGTGTCCTGAGGTGTTCAACGTCCCCCAGCACAGTCTGCCGGGACATATCGCCTTCACTAACAAGTACTATGGAGGAGACCACCCCAACACTGACAGGGTGCTCTATGTCAACG GTGACATTGACCCCTGGCACGAGCTCAGCGTTCTGGAAGAGAACTTGGATAAGGAGGACAAAGACATGGCCATCCTCATCAAGGGCACCTCCCACTGTGCCGACATGAACCCCGGCGGCGCTGCAGACCGCCCCGCCCTGAAGCAGGCCCGCAAG GCCATTGAGAGAAAAGTTGCCAAGTGGCTGAAGGAAGCTGCCTGGAAGCTTATGGGCTGA